One segment of Oscillospiraceae bacterium MB08-C2-2 DNA contains the following:
- the pheT gene encoding phenylalanine--tRNA ligase subunit beta: protein MKLSMKWLSDYVKTELSSREYAEAMTMSGSMVEGFEVEGSELSGVVVGRVLSVERHPNADSLVICSIDIGREEPVQIVTGATNVVPEAYVPVATDGSTLTGGVKIKKGKLRGEVSMGMLCSLGELGLPGHDFPHAIENGIFLLEGEYTPGQDIREAIGLNDTVMEFEITSNRPDCLSVIGLARETAATFDLPLELPQPVVKGGGGKLEDYLAVTVENATLCPRYTARAVTNVKIEPSPLWMRERLRASGVRPINNIVDITNYVMLEYGHPMHAFDLRHVAGNKLVVRNAQPDETIVTLDGTTRTLSPEMLVIADEKAPSAVAGIMGGEFSGVYEDTKTIIFEAACFEPVSVRTTSKKLGLRTESSGRFEKGLDPENCLPALQRACQLVELLGAGQVVDGIIDINNAPKWEVAVPLEPQWQNAHLGLSLSQEEMEKILRSLHFEIKDGVVYPPSFRRDVECKADLSEEIARIFGYNNIPTTIMRGLAQGKLTHEQKLERSICDALLGQGYSEIITYSFISPKYYDRIGLPADSPLRKSVVISNPLGEDTSVMRTTTIPSMLETLSRNYNNRNACARLYEIGTQYTPNGEGQLPNESKQVTLGQYGSNCDYFTLKGAVEVLLDTLNICNWDVEAVTDHPTFHPGRCARLSVNGEELGILGEIHPQVCETYGIGSRAYVANLDFDALARQSVCEKQYRPLPKFPASTRDLALVCAECVPVQSMEKAVKTAVGSLVEKVELFDVYRGKQVGEGKKSVAFNITLRAGDHTLTDEESDRAVKKLLRALEELGAELRG, encoded by the coding sequence ATGAAGCTTTCAATGAAATGGCTTTCTGATTATGTTAAGACAGAACTATCTTCCCGGGAGTATGCCGAAGCCATGACCATGTCCGGCTCTATGGTGGAGGGTTTTGAAGTGGAAGGCTCTGAGCTTTCTGGTGTGGTTGTGGGCCGGGTGCTTTCGGTAGAGCGGCACCCCAATGCAGACAGCCTCGTTATTTGCAGCATTGATATTGGCCGTGAGGAGCCGGTGCAAATTGTCACCGGTGCCACCAACGTGGTCCCTGAGGCGTATGTCCCGGTAGCCACCGACGGTTCCACTCTGACAGGCGGCGTTAAAATCAAAAAAGGCAAGCTTCGGGGCGAGGTGAGCATGGGTATGCTTTGCTCCCTTGGTGAGCTTGGGCTGCCCGGACATGATTTCCCCCACGCCATCGAAAACGGAATCTTTTTGCTGGAGGGTGAGTATACCCCGGGGCAGGATATCCGGGAGGCCATTGGCCTCAACGATACCGTAATGGAGTTTGAAATCACTTCCAACCGCCCCGACTGCCTTTCGGTAATCGGTTTAGCAAGAGAAACCGCCGCAACGTTTGATCTGCCGTTGGAGCTTCCCCAACCTGTAGTGAAGGGCGGCGGCGGAAAGCTGGAGGATTATCTGGCTGTTACAGTGGAAAATGCCACCCTTTGCCCTCGCTATACCGCCCGTGCAGTTACCAATGTAAAAATCGAGCCTTCCCCCCTCTGGATGCGGGAACGGCTCCGTGCCAGCGGTGTGCGCCCTATCAATAACATTGTGGATATCACCAACTATGTGATGCTGGAATACGGCCACCCCATGCACGCTTTTGATCTGCGCCATGTGGCCGGGAACAAGCTGGTGGTGCGCAACGCACAGCCGGATGAAACCATTGTCACTCTGGATGGAACCACCCGTACCTTGTCCCCCGAAATGCTGGTTATTGCCGATGAAAAGGCTCCCAGTGCCGTTGCAGGCATCATGGGCGGCGAGTTCAGCGGTGTTTATGAGGATACCAAGACCATTATTTTTGAGGCGGCCTGCTTTGAGCCGGTTTCCGTCCGCACCACCTCCAAAAAGCTTGGCCTGCGCACCGAAAGCTCCGGACGCTTTGAAAAAGGCCTTGACCCGGAAAACTGCCTCCCTGCCCTGCAAAGAGCCTGCCAACTGGTGGAGCTGTTGGGTGCCGGTCAGGTAGTGGATGGGATCATCGATATCAACAACGCCCCCAAATGGGAAGTGGCTGTTCCTCTGGAGCCCCAGTGGCAGAATGCCCACCTTGGCCTCAGCCTTTCTCAGGAGGAAATGGAAAAGATTCTGCGCTCCCTTCACTTTGAAATAAAGGATGGCGTTGTGTATCCGCCCTCTTTCCGCCGGGATGTGGAATGCAAAGCGGATCTTTCGGAGGAAATTGCCCGCATTTTTGGGTATAATAATATTCCCACCACCATTATGCGTGGCTTGGCACAAGGCAAGCTGACCCATGAGCAAAAGCTGGAGCGCTCCATTTGCGATGCTTTGCTGGGGCAGGGCTACAGTGAAATCATCACCTATTCTTTCATCAGCCCCAAGTATTATGACCGCATTGGTCTTCCGGCTGACAGCCCTCTGCGCAAATCGGTGGTCATCAGCAATCCCTTGGGTGAAGATACCAGCGTGATGCGCACCACCACCATTCCCTCTATGCTGGAAACCCTTAGCCGGAATTACAACAACCGCAACGCCTGTGCCCGCCTTTACGAAATAGGCACCCAGTATACCCCCAACGGCGAAGGCCAGCTGCCCAACGAAAGCAAGCAGGTCACACTGGGGCAATACGGCAGCAACTGCGATTATTTCACTTTGAAGGGTGCTGTTGAGGTTCTGCTGGATACCCTGAATATCTGTAACTGGGATGTGGAAGCGGTTACCGATCATCCTACCTTCCATCCCGGACGCTGTGCCCGCCTTTCGGTAAACGGCGAGGAGCTGGGCATACTGGGTGAAATTCACCCGCAGGTTTGCGAAACCTACGGTATCGGCTCCAGAGCCTATGTGGCAAATCTGGATTTCGATGCATTGGCTCGCCAAAGTGTCTGTGAAAAGCAATACCGCCCCCTGCCTAAGTTCCCTGCCTCCACTCGTGATCTGGCTTTGGTCTGCGCAGAATGTGTGCCGGTTCAGTCCATGGAAAAGGCAGTCAAAACCGCTGTAGGCTCGCTGGTAGAAAAGGTAGAGCTGTTTGATGTTTACCGGGGCAAGCAGGTTGGCGAAGGCAAAAAGAGCGTGGCCTTTAACATCACACTGCGGGCCGGTGACCATACCCTGACAGACGAGGAATCCGACCGTGCCGTGAAAAAGCTTCTGCGCGCTCTTGAAGAACTGGGTGCCGAGCTCAGAGGCTAA
- a CDS encoding IreB family regulatory phosphoprotein: protein MHEPTISFSIHEDKEKQMKEILTQIYDALRQKGYNPINQIVGYILSEDPTYITTHNNARSLIRRIDRDDLLHALVESYLNA from the coding sequence ATGCATGAACCAACCATCAGCTTTTCTATCCATGAGGATAAAGAAAAGCAAATGAAGGAAATTCTCACCCAGATTTATGATGCGTTGCGTCAAAAGGGGTACAATCCAATTAACCAGATTGTAGGTTATATATTATCGGAGGATCCCACCTACATCACCACCCACAACAATGCCCGAAGTTTGATTCGCCGCATTGACCGCGATGACCTGCTCCACGCTTTAGTGGAGTCCTATCTCAATGCTTAA
- a CDS encoding aldo/keto reductase translates to MQYRQLGRTGITVSRMCFGTLTVGPLQGNLPLEEGSTVLAAGIQGGVNFCDTAQLYETYPYIRRAMEMTGKYDLVISSKTYAYTRELAVTAVEEARKALNRDYVDIFMLHEQESALTLRGHREALDYLLECKSKGILRAVGASMHHIAAVEGATALGLDVIHPLLNCTGLGIVDGSRQQMEEAVSAAHNHGVGTFTMKPLGGGNLFKSAPACLDYVLGLDYVDSVAIGMQSVEEVEANLSYWQEGHFSPAQLRELEQKQRRLHIDDWCEGCGQCVKTCPQDALSVMEGKAVCNYSACVLCSYCAGVCPVWAIKVV, encoded by the coding sequence ATGCAGTATAGACAGTTAGGGAGAACCGGTATTACCGTTTCCCGAATGTGCTTTGGAACTCTCACCGTCGGCCCTTTGCAGGGGAATCTTCCTCTTGAAGAGGGCAGCACCGTTTTGGCGGCGGGAATACAGGGCGGTGTTAACTTTTGTGATACCGCTCAGCTTTATGAAACCTATCCTTATATTCGCAGGGCCATGGAGATGACCGGCAAATACGATTTGGTCATTTCCAGCAAAACCTATGCTTATACTCGAGAACTGGCTGTCACAGCGGTTGAAGAAGCCCGCAAAGCTCTGAACCGGGATTATGTGGATATTTTCATGCTTCACGAGCAGGAAAGCGCCCTGACCCTGCGTGGTCACCGAGAGGCTTTAGACTATCTGCTGGAATGTAAATCGAAAGGCATTCTTCGGGCAGTGGGCGCTTCCATGCACCACATTGCCGCCGTGGAAGGTGCAACCGCTCTGGGGCTGGATGTGATTCATCCCCTGCTCAACTGCACCGGTTTAGGCATTGTAGATGGAAGCCGCCAGCAAATGGAGGAAGCTGTCTCCGCCGCCCACAACCACGGCGTCGGCACTTTTACCATGAAGCCTTTGGGGGGCGGCAATCTGTTTAAATCCGCACCTGCCTGTCTGGACTATGTATTGGGCCTTGATTATGTGGATTCAGTGGCCATTGGAATGCAGTCGGTGGAAGAAGTTGAGGCCAATTTATCCTATTGGCAGGAAGGGCACTTTTCCCCTGCTCAGCTTCGTGAGCTGGAGCAAAAGCAGCGCCGCCTCCATATAGACGATTGGTGTGAGGGCTGTGGCCAGTGTGTCAAAACCTGCCCTCAAGACGCCCTTTCTGTTATGGAGGGCAAAGCTGTCTGCAATTACAGTGCCTGTGTATTGTGCAGCTATTGTGCCGGAGTATGCCCAGTTTGGGCAATTAAAGTGGTTTAG
- a CDS encoding iron-containing alcohol dehydrogenase family protein, whose protein sequence is MRWEYQQPVKIIFGDNERKNVFGLAKTLGLSKGFLVCDRVVAENGFAKELVELSGGQVTEVFTDFQPNPTVVNIDNLAAALRESGADYVIAMGGGSCIDCAKAAAAIAKTEDSITKYHATGVAVPAGGLTLLAIPTTAGTGSEVTAVSVVTNEEKGLKAPIVSEAFYPKYAIVDPVLTYTVPPKVSAATGLDVLAHAVEGFYSRNHQPICDTLAAEAAQLVFTYLERACQKETDKEAKSMMAQASLLAGMAFNLPKTGASHACSFVLTNRYHIPHGEACALTLDYFTRLCKGAENNRLEGFAQRIGFADVDAMCDRILEIKKATGSRIDLKDLNLTDGDIDTLVKESRHPNMLNAPVEITDDMLYTMYRSFR, encoded by the coding sequence ATGCGTTGGGAATATCAACAGCCGGTCAAGATTATCTTTGGCGATAATGAGCGTAAAAATGTTTTTGGTTTGGCTAAGACCTTGGGTTTAAGCAAAGGCTTTTTAGTTTGTGACAGGGTAGTGGCAGAGAATGGCTTTGCCAAGGAGCTGGTAGAGCTTTCTGGGGGGCAGGTTACAGAGGTTTTTACCGATTTTCAGCCCAACCCTACTGTTGTAAACATCGACAATTTGGCGGCGGCTCTGCGTGAGTCGGGTGCGGATTATGTGATTGCCATGGGCGGCGGCAGCTGTATCGACTGTGCAAAGGCGGCGGCCGCTATTGCCAAGACAGAGGATTCCATCACCAAATACCACGCCACAGGCGTTGCGGTTCCGGCCGGCGGGCTGACCCTTCTGGCCATCCCCACCACAGCCGGTACAGGCAGCGAGGTAACCGCTGTGAGCGTGGTGACCAACGAGGAAAAGGGTCTCAAGGCTCCTATTGTCAGCGAGGCATTTTATCCCAAGTATGCCATTGTAGACCCGGTGCTGACCTATACTGTACCGCCTAAAGTATCCGCCGCAACAGGCTTAGATGTTCTGGCCCATGCTGTTGAGGGCTTTTATAGCCGCAACCATCAGCCGATCTGCGATACATTGGCGGCTGAGGCTGCTCAACTGGTGTTTACCTATCTGGAGCGTGCCTGCCAGAAGGAAACCGACAAAGAAGCCAAGAGCATGATGGCACAAGCATCTTTGCTGGCCGGAATGGCCTTTAATCTGCCTAAAACCGGCGCTTCCCATGCATGCTCCTTTGTGCTGACCAATCGGTATCACATTCCTCATGGAGAAGCCTGTGCACTGACACTGGATTATTTTACCCGCCTGTGCAAGGGTGCGGAGAATAACCGTCTGGAGGGCTTTGCCCAGCGGATTGGCTTTGCAGATGTGGATGCTATGTGTGATCGTATACTGGAGATCAAGAAGGCAACCGGCTCCCGCATTGACCTGAAGGATTTAAACCTGACCGATGGCGATATTGATACTTTGGTGAAAGAGAGCCGTCACCCCAACATGCTCAATGCACCGGTTGAGATTACCGACGATATGCTTTATACCATGTATCGTTCCTTCCGCTAA
- a CDS encoding RpiB/LacA/LacB family sugar-phosphate isomerase produces the protein MKVLLGSDKSGFSLKEAIKEYLIGQNYEVEDLGTQSPDAPMPFFKTAPIVAEKISSGEAERGILICGTGMGMSQVANKYPNVRAAVVESTYSAKMCRAINDSNILALGGWVIAPELGIEMVKAFLQTEFTQDLEEWRQEALKGAKKEFAALEKTIYAK, from the coding sequence ATGAAAGTACTGTTGGGTTCGGATAAATCGGGATTTTCTTTGAAGGAGGCCATCAAGGAATATTTGATTGGCCAAAATTACGAAGTGGAGGATTTGGGCACCCAGTCGCCCGATGCTCCCATGCCGTTTTTTAAGACTGCCCCGATCGTTGCAGAAAAAATTTCTTCCGGTGAGGCAGAAAGAGGAATTCTGATTTGCGGAACCGGCATGGGCATGTCTCAGGTTGCCAATAAATATCCCAATGTGCGCGCTGCAGTGGTAGAAAGCACCTACAGTGCCAAAATGTGCAGAGCCATCAATGATTCCAACATACTGGCATTGGGCGGCTGGGTCATTGCACCCGAGCTGGGCATTGAAATGGTCAAGGCCTTTTTGCAGACCGAGTTTACACAGGATTTGGAAGAGTGGCGTCAGGAGGCTCTTAAAGGAGCCAAAAAAGAGTTTGCCGCTCTGGAAAAAACCATATACGCTAAATAA
- a CDS encoding ROK family protein — translation MELPVGMGEMKKANTQNTILAIIRKYGELSKLDIKRMSKYSMSTVLSVIDELERCRYIRYSRTGKSSIGRKPTLYTLNAQAGYFIGVEFSAEEIHCVLLDFTLKPVNAHSDVIDLPEINAQSVIGLVCDQIRGIAAPLGAGWQKQIIGLGVGSPGYVDEQGKSLYYAYIRDWADIDLKTVLEKEFHIPVHVDNNINLLALAHKDVSGKDQNFLLLSIRTGIRFGCVLNNSIYRGTRNLSGEIGHTTVYPGSRQCRCGRKGCLESEISNYAVMDKITEGISYGRFTHIWEMAGQQTRNITISLFARSVLAGHRDSMELFDEICSYLGGMLAQSVNLFNPSLIYLRGPLTEVGSLLVDKVNEVIARHSYSASLEGFELRLSPFGVDAGAIGAAYYAMDREFQFVSIPDSVPGL, via the coding sequence TTGGAACTGCCGGTCGGCATGGGTGAAATGAAAAAAGCCAACACCCAAAACACCATTTTGGCTATTATCCGTAAATATGGGGAACTCTCCAAGCTGGATATCAAGCGCATGTCCAAATATAGTATGTCCACTGTGCTTTCAGTCATCGATGAGCTGGAGCGCTGCAGGTATATCCGCTATTCACGGACAGGAAAATCCAGCATTGGGCGTAAGCCTACTCTTTATACCCTTAACGCACAGGCTGGTTATTTTATCGGCGTGGAATTCAGCGCCGAAGAAATTCATTGTGTGCTGTTGGATTTCACCCTTAAACCTGTCAATGCCCATTCCGATGTGATTGATCTCCCTGAAATCAACGCCCAGTCTGTGATCGGGCTGGTTTGTGATCAAATTCGCGGGATTGCTGCGCCTTTGGGTGCTGGTTGGCAAAAGCAGATTATCGGGCTGGGGGTTGGCTCCCCCGGTTATGTGGATGAGCAGGGCAAAAGCCTTTATTACGCCTATATCCGAGATTGGGCCGATATCGATTTAAAGACCGTTTTGGAGAAGGAATTTCATATTCCCGTTCATGTGGATAACAACATCAATCTGTTGGCTCTGGCCCATAAGGATGTTTCGGGAAAGGATCAAAACTTTCTTTTACTTTCTATCCGGACCGGTATCCGCTTTGGCTGTGTACTGAATAACAGCATTTATAGGGGAACCCGAAACCTTTCGGGTGAAATCGGCCATACAACAGTCTACCCCGGAAGCCGCCAATGCCGTTGTGGCCGCAAGGGCTGTCTGGAATCCGAGATTTCCAATTACGCTGTTATGGATAAAATCACAGAAGGCATATCCTATGGCCGCTTCACGCACATTTGGGAGATGGCCGGGCAGCAAACCCGCAATATCACCATTTCGCTTTTTGCCCGTTCGGTGCTGGCCGGTCACCGGGATTCGATGGAGCTTTTCGATGAAATTTGCAGCTATCTGGGCGGTATGCTGGCCCAATCGGTCAATCTGTTTAACCCTTCGCTGATTTATCTGCGGGGGCCTCTCACAGAGGTGGGGAGCCTGCTGGTGGATAAGGTCAATGAAGTGATTGCCCGGCATTCTTATTCTGCAAGCTTGGAAGGGTTTGAGCTTCGCCTCTCCCCTTTCGGCGTGGATGCAGGTGCTATTGGTGCCGCTTATTATGCCATGGATCGTGAATTCCAGTTTGTATCCATTCCCGATTCTGTCCCCGGACTCTAA
- a CDS encoding rhodanese-like domain-containing protein: MSESTRKLLIVMLIALLSIELVSFFYNRQNAKPASPQISSEAVSSQQTVDYRKLSASEAKKMLDENPDVFLLDVRTEEEYQESHIKGAVLIPYDQLSDRAEAELPEKEAVILLYCRSGNRSKTAADTLLSMGYTNVYDFGGILSYPYETVSG; encoded by the coding sequence GTGTCTGAATCGACACGCAAGCTTTTGATTGTGATGCTTATTGCCTTGCTGAGCATAGAGTTGGTTTCGTTTTTCTATAACAGGCAGAATGCCAAGCCAGCTTCTCCGCAGATTTCCAGTGAGGCTGTATCTTCCCAGCAGACAGTGGATTACCGCAAGCTTTCTGCCAGCGAGGCCAAAAAAATGCTGGATGAAAACCCGGATGTTTTTCTCTTGGATGTCCGCACCGAAGAAGAATATCAGGAAAGCCATATCAAAGGGGCTGTTCTGATTCCCTACGATCAATTAAGCGACCGTGCGGAGGCGGAGCTTCCCGAAAAGGAGGCTGTGATCCTCCTTTATTGCCGCAGCGGGAACCGAAGCAAGACCGCCGCCGACACTTTGCTTTCTATGGGTTATACCAATGTATATGATTTTGGAGGTATTCTCTCCTATCCATACGAAACCGTTTCAGGTTAA
- a CDS encoding ribulose-phosphate 3-epimerase codes for MVINVPSLANISLLEMESKVQQLVEGGVRCFHVDIMDGHYVPNLCFPPSFVRDLKKKYPHCMVEVHLMAENPMSYFSLLGEYGADCISFHLGTTPFTVRALTMLGELEIKAGVVLNPSQPVEMLEPFAHLLDYVVFMSVEPGYAGQRFLPGAMERLAELSDFRRRHRLCFQILVDGGVSYEVADQCIRNGADMLVTGIYMIFDQPDGIVEACKRFEEAFGGVRQNV; via the coding sequence ATGGTTATCAACGTTCCCTCCTTGGCGAACATCAGCCTGTTGGAGATGGAATCCAAGGTACAGCAGCTGGTAGAAGGCGGTGTGCGGTGCTTTCATGTGGACATCATGGATGGGCATTATGTACCCAATCTATGCTTTCCGCCCAGCTTTGTCCGGGATTTAAAGAAAAAGTACCCCCACTGTATGGTGGAGGTGCATCTTATGGCAGAGAATCCTATGTCGTATTTTTCCCTGCTGGGGGAGTATGGGGCGGATTGCATCAGCTTTCATCTGGGAACCACCCCTTTTACGGTTCGGGCACTGACCATGCTGGGTGAGTTGGAAATCAAGGCTGGCGTGGTTCTCAACCCATCTCAGCCTGTAGAGATGCTGGAGCCGTTTGCTCATTTGCTGGATTATGTGGTCTTTATGTCGGTGGAACCGGGCTATGCCGGGCAGCGCTTTCTGCCGGGTGCAATGGAACGGCTGGCAGAGCTTTCGGATTTTCGCCGCAGGCACAGGCTTTGCTTCCAGATTCTGGTGGATGGCGGGGTCAGCTATGAGGTTGCCGATCAATGCATTCGAAACGGCGCGGATATGCTGGTTACAGGCATTTATATGATCTTTGATCAGCCTGACGGTATTGTAGAGGCTTGTAAGCGCTTTGAAGAAGCCTTTGGAGGTGTTCGGCAGAACGTATAG
- a CDS encoding ABC transporter permease, producing the protein MKSEAISRQRIFAFIQNNTALWAVLILMLFGTLSYGMTFLNYKRNLINVLHTASMMGIMGVGVNLCFLIGARDLSVASVAASASMFSALLSPWGLLPSILGGLSVGLVFGLINGIIVAKFRVQPFIATLGTQLAARGLALLVNKELSITIADSANTLKAMGNANLFDLLPVPALLFISLVLVFMIVTRYTPFGRAMYAVGGNEEAAEMMGIRVTKTKIWVFILSGLTAALCGIVLSGRLSAGQPTACEGWEMTIMAAIVIGGTSVRGGMGKIQGIFLGSLFLNLITNLINLNGHISAYWKDISTGVILLVAVLLQVYSDHQREKIHHRRAEKQPA; encoded by the coding sequence ATGAAAAGCGAAGCAATTTCTCGGCAAAGAATTTTTGCCTTTATTCAGAACAACACCGCTTTGTGGGCTGTGCTGATTCTGATGCTTTTTGGAACCCTTTCCTATGGCATGACCTTTCTGAATTACAAGCGCAACCTGATTAACGTTTTGCATACAGCATCTATGATGGGCATTATGGGGGTGGGGGTTAACCTTTGCTTTCTCATTGGGGCAAGAGATTTATCCGTTGCTTCGGTTGCTGCATCCGCCAGTATGTTTTCGGCGCTCTTGAGCCCTTGGGGGTTGCTGCCCAGTATTTTGGGTGGGCTTTCCGTGGGTTTGGTGTTTGGCCTGATTAACGGCATTATAGTGGCGAAATTTAGGGTACAGCCCTTTATCGCTACTCTGGGCACACAGCTGGCCGCCAGAGGCCTTGCGCTTTTGGTTAATAAGGAGCTTTCCATCACCATTGCGGATTCTGCCAACACCTTAAAGGCAATGGGAAACGCCAACCTCTTTGACCTACTGCCGGTTCCGGCATTGCTGTTTATCTCACTGGTGCTTGTTTTTATGATTGTAACTCGCTATACACCCTTTGGCCGGGCGATGTATGCAGTGGGCGGCAACGAGGAAGCCGCAGAAATGATGGGCATCCGGGTGACCAAAACCAAGATATGGGTTTTCATTCTCAGCGGGCTTACAGCGGCTCTCTGCGGAATTGTTCTCTCCGGCAGGCTCAGCGCAGGGCAGCCTACGGCCTGTGAGGGATGGGAAATGACCATTATGGCGGCCATTGTGATCGGCGGAACCAGTGTTCGAGGCGGAATGGGCAAAATTCAGGGGATTTTTCTTGGTTCACTGTTCCTTAACCTGATTACCAACCTGATCAACCTTAACGGGCATATTAGTGCTTACTGGAAGGATATCAGCACAGGGGTGATTCTGCTTGTTGCGGTGCTGCTGCAAGTCTATTCCGATCACCAGCGGGAAAAAATCCACCACCGCCGGGCAGAAAAGCAGCCGGCCTGA
- a CDS encoding ABC transporter permease, which yields MLQTGHAEARLKISEKPDLRELFVEYGAAFALGVLILFNMIFTKNFLSINTLFLVIKQATPILFMTIGMTLVISSGGIDISTGSMMGFCGIIIALDVAGGGNFYLWALLGLAACGLVGAFNGFMIARVGVQPIILTLVMQIAMRGFTVLMANSKVFVLSKHPAIRILGLYRFPGKIPIQTVFFVAIVVVSIFVVRQTVLGKKVEAVGENTRAARLAGIKTTSVLITVYVLSAVMAGFCGILELARNAALDPNELGKLYEMDAIAGVAVGGTSMKGGKSNVIGSIMGCIIMVLVATTVNMNGVPFAVANIIKAFIIIFSLAIQREKTV from the coding sequence ATGCTTCAAACCGGCCATGCAGAAGCTCGGCTGAAAATCTCTGAGAAACCCGATCTTCGTGAATTGTTTGTAGAATACGGAGCTGCCTTTGCTCTTGGGGTTTTGATTCTCTTCAACATGATCTTCACCAAAAACTTTCTCTCCATCAACACCCTTTTTCTGGTGATCAAGCAGGCAACCCCGATTCTGTTTATGACCATTGGCATGACCTTGGTTATTTCCTCCGGAGGCATCGATATTTCCACCGGTTCCATGATGGGCTTTTGCGGTATCATTATCGCTCTGGATGTTGCCGGAGGAGGAAATTTTTATCTGTGGGCACTGCTGGGGCTGGCGGCCTGTGGCTTGGTCGGTGCCTTTAACGGCTTCATGATTGCCCGGGTGGGGGTTCAGCCCATTATTCTCACGCTGGTCATGCAGATTGCCATGCGGGGCTTTACGGTGCTTATGGCAAATTCCAAGGTCTTTGTTCTCTCTAAGCACCCGGCCATCCGGATTTTGGGGCTTTACCGGTTTCCCGGAAAAATTCCCATCCAGACTGTGTTTTTCGTTGCGATTGTGGTAGTGAGTATTTTTGTGGTGCGCCAGACGGTTCTGGGCAAAAAGGTTGAGGCTGTGGGTGAAAATACCCGGGCGGCCCGTCTGGCCGGGATCAAGACCACCTCGGTGTTGATTACGGTTTATGTGCTTTCCGCTGTGATGGCCGGTTTCTGCGGAATACTGGAGCTTGCCCGAAATGCCGCTCTTGATCCCAACGAGCTGGGTAAGCTGTATGAAATGGATGCCATTGCGGGCGTTGCTGTGGGCGGCACCAGCATGAAAGGCGGAAAATCCAATGTCATCGGTTCCATTATGGGCTGTATTATCATGGTGCTGGTTGCGACGACCGTTAATATGAACGGCGTTCCTTTTGCGGTAGCCAACATCATCAAGGCTTTCATCATCATTTTTTCGCTGGCAATTCAGCGGGAAAAAACAGTTTAA